The Papaver somniferum cultivar HN1 chromosome 3, ASM357369v1, whole genome shotgun sequence genome includes a region encoding these proteins:
- the LOC113362154 gene encoding uncharacterized protein LOC113362154, producing the protein MGQGKEVKTKDEPQVEIQERGEIFFFYRPKVNKDEAHSPDDVQRLYIVLRPEFGEKTVEEKQSSDSGKEGASKAGGGKGSSSSSDSGKKGGDIKGSEGGHGEEEVNIEKDVLLRFIVMGKKSLPDPSKRSRPYWGFVEMVTTKIDDVKTALKGEEYDTATRGHRHTSPARALAEGIYRILRHKPGGKKTHTHLIYKLEFPPEDEKNEPQESLNIEREGSFLIQIKNPDQHNPQGGGGGGFGGLQTKRRAAFPAHLQGQFGKLRYSSADPPDFLNYEGCEFLLISASDDIEEELGLELKTEIGEAGGSHDVSCSDLVKTFGETASTKPLMKGTWV; encoded by the exons ATGGGACAGGGAAAAGAAGTGAAGACCAAAGATGAACCCCAAGTTGAAATTCAG GAAAGAGGGGAAATATTCTTCTTTTACAGACCAAAGGTGAACAAAGATGAAGCACATAGTCCTGACGATGTCCAACGTTTGTACATAGTGCTTAGGCCGGAATTCGGTGAAAAGACTGTCGAAGAGAAACAGTCTTCAGATTCCGGTAAGGAAGGTGCTAGCAAAGCCGGAGGTGGAAAAGGGTCATCATCATCGTCAGATTCCGGTAAGAAAGGTGGTGACATCAAGGGTAGTGAAGGTGGTCATGGTGAAGAG GAAGTAAATATTGAGAAAGATGTGCTGTTGAGGTTCATAGTAATGGGGAAAAAGAGTCTGCCAGATCCTAGCAAGAGAAGTAGACCATATTGGGGGTTTGTGGAGATGGTCACCACCAAAATAGACGACGTAAAGACTGCGCTAAAAGGAG AGGAATATGATACAGCGACACGAGGACATCGGCATACTTCTCCAGCACGGGCACTAGCTGAAGGCATCTATCGCATATTACGGCATAAGCCAGGAGGCAAGAAAACTCACACCCATCTCATCTACAAACTCGAATTCCCACCAGAAGACGAGAAAAATGAACCTCAAGAATCTCTCAACATAGAACGCGAAGGTTCTTTTCTTATTCAGATCAAGAACCCGGATCAACATAATCcgcaaggtggtggtggtggtggatttggCGGACTTCAAACCAAAAGAAGAGCAGCATTCCCTGCGCATCTGCAAGGACAGTTTGGGAAACTGCGATATTCTTCGGCAGATCCGCCGGATTTTCTCAACTACGAGGGATGCGAGTTTCTGTTGATATCTGCGtcggatgatattgaggaagaaCTGGGGTTAGAGTTGAAGACGGAAATAGGCGAAGCTGGAGGTAGTCATGATGTTTCGTGCTCGGATTTGGTGAAGACTTTTGGTGAGACTGCTTCGACCAAGCCCCTCATGAAGGGTACTTGGGTTTAA
- the LOC113360710 gene encoding uncharacterized protein LOC113360710, with product MHFCHKQDNCIHFISMPKQSKDVEIGLQLPMYHSKACLMPGLHSEATDACKNASSLAFKDFYLRKIRAKNLAHAIKEGNAASEQDRALALIFLRHHIHDGLRSEYLTVKDPEVMWSCLKDKYDNLKMVILPKAKNDLLNLRLQDFKSVSEYNSALFKIISQLKFCEQNNELLLRNHESRLVGSVSVPEAHATTSSTNGSVRGNNKGKGKHSRGNKKNQHKNSRFKPNHQECKDGTPKKEQKPDKGKDSSDKPIKHKKDVYYRYGMTGHWSRTCHTAKHLFNLYQASLKRPVVDIETNLIETNEASTSSPHLDFDFLKKSEEEKWDISDFLDKSDDEELN from the exons ATGCACTTCTGCCACAAGCAAGATAACTGCATACATTTCATCTCAATGCCCAAGCAAAGTAAGGATGTGGAAATAGGCTTGCAATTGCCTATGTACCATTCTAAGGCATGCCTCATGCCTGGACTGCACTCGGAAGCCACTGATGCATGCAAGAACGCATCATCATTAGCCTTCAAGGATTTTTACCTTCGCAAaataagg GCCAAGAATCTTGCACACGCAATTAAAGAGGGAAATGCGGCATCCGAACAGGATAGAGCATTGGCTTTAATTTTTCTTCGTCATCATATCCATGACGGGTTAAGATCAGAATATTTGACTGTTAAGGACCCTGAGGTTATGTGGAGTTGCTTGAAAGATAAATATGACAACCTGAAGATGGTTATTCTGCCTAAAGCCAAAAATGATTTGTTGAATTTACGTTTGCAAGATTTTAAATCTGTTTCTGAGTATAATTCTGCATTGTTTAAAATCATTTCACAGCTGAAATTTTGTG AACAGAATAATGAGTTATTATTGAGAAATCATGAATCTCGTCTCGTGGGCTCTGTTTCTGTGCCTGAAGCACATGCGACAACGAGTTCTACCAATGGTAGTGTACGGGGTAATAATAAGGGTAAAGGGAAACATAGTCGTGGTAATAAAAAGAACCAACACAAGAATTCAAGGTTCAAGCCAAACCACCAAGAGTGTAAAGATGGCACCCCGAAGAAAGAGCAGAAGCCAGATAAAGGAAAAGATTCGTCTGACAAACCTATAAAGCACAAGAAGGATGTTTATTACCGTTATGGTATGACTGGTCATTGGTCACGTACCTGTCATACTGCCAAGCATCTTTTTAATCTATATCAAGCATCCCTGAAGCGACCCGTAGTTGATATTGAGACAAATCTTATAGAGACCAATGAGGCTTCTACTAGTTCTCCCCACTTAGACTTTGATTTTCTTAAAAAGTCAGAAGAAGAGAAGTGGGACATATCTGATTTTCTTGATAAGTCGGATGATGAAGAACTTAACTAG